The following is a genomic window from Triplophysa rosa linkage group LG11, Trosa_1v2, whole genome shotgun sequence.
ATTCTACATTACTTAAATtgtatggccacaaaaccaCTCACACTTTATGCTactcaaaatacatattttttgtcttCCAGTCAcatagtcatatacagattttgaacaacacgagggtgaataaattacaacagaatttttatttttgggtgaacctttAAAGAAGAGCCGCGATTCCCTCTTTATAGAAGCGATTCGATTCCCAAAGCATCGGAACCAATGAAACGATTCCCAGCCTCAATCACGCCGCATCATAAACAGGACTGGAACAAATGAGCACGCTGcgcttaaacatttaaaataacgtactTAAGCGCCGCAAAAGACGCTACCGTTGAAACCACACGTCATAACGTCTCAAAAGCGCGTCTCGAGACCCTCGCCAATAGTCGCACAAATACATCGCCTGGAAAGAACATTCTTTGCTGCAGAACTATAATCTTGATTTCGCTATGATTAACGTTAATTATAGAGCGTCAATTAGGCAGCTCATCGATATGCTGACAGATGACAACGGAGATTTCAGCACACCCTCCAAAAACTTCAATGAAGTCTACCCCGGAATACTGCTAGATGAGTAAGTTAGGTCATATAGATTTTAAACTTATAATATCGATTACTAGAAATACACCAGCATTTTCCCAACATACTGTATCTGGTAAATTTAGGTCTGTTGCCAGAGATTTAACCCGTCTGAAGCAGCTGGGAGTGACGCACATCCTGAATGCAGCGGAAGGCGAATCAGACATGCACGTGAACACTAGTGCAGAGTTTTATTCTGTATCAGGAATCATCTATCATGGAGTACCAGCCATTGACGATGATGATTTTGACCTCAGCAGATATTTCGAAGAGGCTTCTGGTTTCATTAAAAGGGCTTTGTCAGTAGAAGGTTTGcagcttgttttttttgttaatttatgaATATAATACATATTATTGTTAGATTCCCTCTCTAAATAGCATTATATATTATGCCCTAGATGTATACTAATACAACGATACAACTCAAGACTTTTTCAGTCACACACTTCTGATACACTGCATAGATATATTTACTTGGAATTTAAAAACATAGCCTACTATTTAAATATCCGAATGAAACTCAATCCAATATTTGGTGTAAGGCAATAACACagtgtttcttttgtttttacaggtaagGTTTATGTTCACTGTCAGAAAGGCTACAGTCGTTCAGCTACACTGGTCATTGCATATCTGATGCTGCATCACAGGATGACTGTACATGATGCTGTGGCCACAGTAAGAGAAAAACGTGAAATTGGACCAAATGAGGGATTTTTACTTCAGCTCTGTGAGCTAAACAACAGATGTGAGAAGTAGCTTTGAAATGACTGGACATTATTTACTTTGTAAtctgttatatattatatatctgTAAAAAGGACATTTACCAGTGTTCTATTGTTTCTGTGTCCGAGTTTGGAATAAACATTCTCTGCTTTTCCTGACCTCTGGTGATGGTATACTGATCAGATATTCATAGGTGTTTTATGAAGCAGTCTCTCCTTTTAAATACAGACCTAATGttgatttcattatttaaataaatattcaattaaAGACAAGAGGTCTTCACAACagacatttattaaacatttactgAAGTGAAAAGTAGCACACATACCTGAGTTACTCTAAAACCATTCCCACATGCTTTCCTGCCTCTGGAAATACATAGTTTGATTGTATAGCAAAAGAAGAACATTTAACTTCACAGCATTCCTGCATGTGAAAACAAGGATCTTAATAGTCTAATTGGTGACGCATGCAAACGTAACTGCTGAAAGCAAATATCTTTTTACCAAGCGAAAAATGAAGGCCACTAGgtcaaaagtttaaaaaagtgcTGATCTTGTCAATCCCcccaaaaacgaaaaaaaaaattattcataTAACTGAGGCATTGTGGAAAAGGTAACTCAAGGTAACAAAGGCCTGTCACAGGTTGGAATGACAATATAGCAGGGTACAGTGCTACAGAAATGATTTAACAGCAATTTTGTATCACTAGATGGTGCAAACCCCCCCCCTCccatctgtcatcattcactctcCCTCATACTATTCAAGAAGCCGTGAAAGTAAGAATATTAGAGAAGCAGCCTGTCACAATTTCCATGCAAgtaaagtgaatggtgaccggGGCTAT
Proteins encoded in this region:
- the LOC130561294 gene encoding dual specificity protein phosphatase 3-like, coding for MINVNYRASIRQLIDMLTDDNGDFSTPSKNFNEVYPGILLDESVARDLTRLKQLGVTHILNAAEGESDMHVNTSAEFYSVSGIIYHGVPAIDDDDFDLSRYFEEASGFIKRALSVEGKVYVHCQKGYSRSATLVIAYLMLHHRMTVHDAVATVREKREIGPNEGFLLQLCELNNRCEK